In Paractinoplanes brasiliensis, the following proteins share a genomic window:
- the dapE gene encoding succinyl-diaminopimelate desuccinylase has translation MSNPLTPDVLVDPVELTRTLVDIESVSRNEQAIAGHVEEVLRQVSHLRVDRLGNTVMARTDLGREQRVVLAGHLDTVPLNDNFPSTVVDDLIYGCGTADMKSGVALALHLATTLPDPRYDLTYLFYEAEEIDSKYNGLRLVAESHPEWLLADFAVLLEPTYGVVEAGCQGTLRVEVRTIGRRAHTARAWRGVNAIHAAGEVLRRLADYRPRTVTIDGCTYREGLNAVKINGGVAGNVVPDACTVEVNMRFAPDRSEKQALEHVHEVFEGFEVELTDSAPGAMPGLAAAPAREFLTAVAAEPAAKLGWTDVARFAALGIPALNYGPGDPLLAHAQDEHVEIGKIRDGAATLYRWLSS, from the coding sequence GCTCACCCGCACCCTGGTCGACATCGAGTCCGTCTCCCGCAACGAGCAGGCGATCGCCGGTCACGTCGAAGAAGTGCTGCGGCAGGTCTCGCATCTGAGGGTGGACCGTCTCGGCAACACCGTGATGGCTCGTACGGATCTGGGGCGTGAACAGCGGGTTGTGCTCGCGGGACACCTGGACACCGTGCCGCTCAACGACAACTTCCCGTCCACGGTCGTCGACGACCTGATCTACGGCTGCGGCACGGCGGACATGAAATCGGGGGTGGCGCTGGCCCTGCACCTGGCGACCACGCTGCCCGACCCGCGCTACGACCTGACCTACCTGTTCTACGAGGCCGAAGAGATCGACTCCAAGTACAACGGCTTGCGGCTGGTCGCCGAGTCCCACCCGGAGTGGCTGCTGGCCGACTTCGCCGTGCTGCTCGAACCCACGTACGGGGTGGTCGAGGCCGGCTGTCAGGGGACGCTGCGGGTCGAGGTGCGCACCATCGGGCGCCGGGCGCACACCGCGCGGGCCTGGCGCGGGGTCAACGCGATCCACGCGGCGGGTGAGGTGCTGCGGCGGCTGGCGGACTACCGGCCGCGTACGGTCACGATCGACGGGTGCACGTACCGTGAGGGCCTCAATGCCGTGAAGATCAACGGTGGGGTGGCCGGGAACGTGGTGCCCGACGCGTGCACGGTCGAGGTCAACATGCGCTTCGCCCCCGACCGCTCCGAGAAACAGGCGCTCGAGCACGTGCACGAGGTCTTCGAGGGCTTCGAGGTGGAGCTGACCGACTCCGCGCCCGGCGCGATGCCCGGCCTGGCTGCCGCCCCGGCGCGGGAGTTCCTGACCGCGGTCGCCGCCGAGCCCGCGGCCAAGCTGGGCTGGACGGACGTGGCCCGGTTCGCGGCGCTGGGCATTCCGGCGCTCAACTACGGACCGGGCGACCCGTTGCTGGCGCACGCGCAGGACGAGCACGTCGAGATCGGCAAGATCCGGGACGGCGCGGCGACGCTGTACCGGTGGCTGTCGTCCTAG
- a CDS encoding TIGR00730 family Rossman fold protein: MTDSTNGRRGGTPERHRGAVTLRRESIPPSTADEKLLDSHHRREWKTKDAWRALRILSEFVEGFDTLADLPPAVSVFGSARSHPDSPECEMAAALGAALAEAGYAVITGGGPGVMEAANRGATEAGGMSVGLGIELPFEQGLNDWVDIGIDFRYFFVRKTMFVKYAQAFVVLPGGFGTLDELFEAITLVQTKKVTRFPVILMGTSYWSGLLDWVKGTLLADGKISESDLELIQLTDDVDEAVQIIVDADVALAETQGKL, encoded by the coding sequence ATGACGGACAGCACCAACGGGCGACGCGGTGGTACGCCGGAGCGTCATCGCGGCGCGGTCACGCTGCGGCGTGAGTCGATCCCGCCGAGCACGGCCGACGAGAAGCTGCTCGACTCGCACCACCGGCGCGAGTGGAAGACCAAGGACGCCTGGCGTGCGCTGCGCATCCTCTCCGAGTTCGTCGAGGGTTTCGACACCCTCGCCGACCTGCCGCCGGCGGTCAGCGTCTTCGGTTCGGCGCGCAGCCATCCCGACAGCCCCGAGTGTGAGATGGCCGCGGCCCTGGGCGCCGCCCTCGCCGAGGCGGGCTACGCGGTGATCACCGGCGGCGGCCCGGGCGTGATGGAGGCGGCCAACCGTGGCGCCACCGAGGCCGGCGGCATGTCGGTCGGGCTCGGCATCGAGCTCCCGTTCGAGCAGGGCCTCAACGACTGGGTGGACATCGGCATCGACTTCCGTTACTTCTTCGTCCGCAAGACCATGTTCGTCAAGTACGCGCAGGCGTTCGTGGTGCTGCCCGGCGGCTTCGGCACCCTCGACGAGCTGTTCGAGGCGATCACGCTGGTGCAGACCAAGAAGGTCACCCGGTTCCCGGTGATCCTGATGGGCACGTCCTACTGGTCGGGCCTGCTCGACTGGGTCAAGGGGACGCTGCTGGCCGACGGCAAGATCAGCGAGAGCGACCTCGAGCTGATCCAGCTCACCGACGACGTGGACGAGGCGGTACAGATCATCGTGGACGCCGACGTGGCCCTCGCCGAGACGCAGGGGAAGCTCTGA
- a CDS encoding TIGR00730 family Rossman fold protein — translation MAAICVFCASSSTLEQKWLDLATRTGSELAARGHSLVSGGGSVGMMGAVADGARSAGGHTLGIIPQVLVDWEVADLASDELVVTGDMGERKNIMIDRSDAFITLPGGLGTLDELFEVWTTATLDLHDKPIVVLDPEGFYDGLLTWLGQLADTAFVRAAALERVIVVKSIGAALDAIEERVKRD, via the coding sequence GTGGCGGCCATCTGTGTCTTCTGCGCCTCGTCGAGCACCCTCGAACAGAAGTGGCTCGACCTGGCCACCCGTACGGGATCGGAACTGGCCGCCCGCGGGCACTCGCTGGTCTCGGGCGGCGGCAGCGTCGGCATGATGGGCGCGGTCGCCGACGGCGCCCGGTCCGCCGGTGGGCACACACTTGGGATCATCCCGCAGGTGCTCGTCGACTGGGAGGTGGCCGACCTGGCCTCCGACGAGCTGGTCGTCACCGGCGACATGGGCGAACGCAAGAACATCATGATCGATCGGTCCGACGCGTTCATCACGTTGCCCGGCGGTCTCGGCACCCTCGACGAGCTGTTCGAGGTGTGGACCACGGCCACCCTCGACCTGCACGACAAGCCCATCGTGGTGCTCGACCCCGAAGGCTTCTACGACGGCCTGCTGACCTGGCTGGGGCAGCTCGCCGACACCGCCTTCGTCCGCGCCGCGGCCCTCGAACGGGTGATCGTGGTGAAGTCGATCGGCGCGGCGTTGGACGCGATCGAGGAACGGGTAAAGCGCGATTGA
- a CDS encoding UvrD-helicase domain-containing protein — MVRRPPRALPPLLPDPLQGYVAAHVDGPLLVVGGPGTGKTTTLVESVAARIAEGVDPERILVLTFGRRGATALRDRIEARIAADPGRIVHEPLVRTFHAYAFGLLRRAAAERGEPSPRLLTGPEQDLIIRELLAVSGDTEEPDPIGWPTSLRPALPTRAFAQQLRDLMQRAAERGVDAAELARLGERLGRDDWPAAARFLREYVAVLALRDVTTRGSAAYDPAELVRAASGLLADSPDLLEAERRRLAYVYVDELADTDPAQIELLSLVAGGGKPLVAFGDPDSSIYGFRGADPAVIASYPTRFRTASGALAETLTLHTNYRAPAPLLSATSRVARRMRGPISHRFMHPPAPLLGPEPPPAAVAPPSAAAPTAAPGEPAGPPAAERLSGPFGADRLSRPSGAAGPASVPTGAVGDGAGAASVAPPSAGGGPRPSSVSPLPAEAVVRTFRAATAEAAYVAHALREAHLLHGVPWSKMAVLLRSTSLQLPSLQRALTAAGVPTVTHAEDLPLHLQPAVAPFLLLLRCALDPAALTEETAVALLHSSLGGADPLAERRLRQGLRALALAAGDRRPSGELLVDAVRDPAGLDMVERRWAVPAQQVARLLATAREAAAAPGATAEQVLWTVWRASGLADRWYAMSTRSGPTGDSTDVARARQWRAEAADRDLDSMVVLFDAAARFVDRLPGARTEVFLDHVLGQDLPADSIAPSADRGEAVRLLTAHAAKGLEWDVVVMAGVQEGIWPDLRLRGSLLGSERLVDVLAGRDTPGQAAVVGQTSALLDEERRLFYVAATRARHKLIVTAVASAGVGGSEGEEQPSRFLTELGVPDGGPGHPPPPPPEDPGPNLWDPDPNNPDPAGPSDTDPDNPLSPDVVREGGPSDTDPDNPQSPDVVREDGPSDTDPDNPQSPDVEREGGPSDTDPDNPQSPDVVREDGPSDTDPDNPQSPDVEREGGPSDTDPDNPQSPDVVREEGPSDTDPDNPQSPEVERRDGRPSTDLGRPQSPHEDRPYSASRTNPLNRDLVAPRDVDTSPAVRGGATGSRDAYGAAGGNDGGGRRASVAAQVIPSPRGTKRLTNKVPDAEPDLFAVLGEWPAEEPADDDPGEAGPVDQPDELPVGRPPRALTLAALVAELRTVVVGSDQTPARRRAAAAELARLAAAGVPGAHPDEWWGLRPLSDDRPLVDDGEPVKVTPSSMESALRCSLRWLLERHGGAAPPGPAQGVGNLVHAAAMLAEDANADREKLVEYVSARFDAIELAARWLAGPEQDRAQGMVDKLLRWLAVNPRRLLAIEHEFTVRIEDEKRPIQLTGRVDRLEVDENGRLVVIDLKTGKSTAVAAADVAEHAQLAGYQTAVEAGAFADYGAESGGAALVQLGPGKDAREQMQLPLAEAADPQWAYEMVRRTADTMAAATFSAVANSRCRVCPVRTSCPISGKGRQIVDEG, encoded by the coding sequence CTGGTCCGGCGTCCCCCGAGAGCGCTGCCGCCGCTCCTGCCCGACCCCCTGCAGGGTTATGTGGCCGCCCACGTCGACGGCCCCCTGCTCGTGGTCGGCGGTCCCGGCACGGGCAAGACGACCACGCTCGTCGAGTCGGTGGCCGCGCGCATCGCCGAGGGAGTCGACCCGGAACGCATCCTGGTGCTGACGTTCGGCCGCCGGGGGGCCACCGCGCTGCGCGACCGCATCGAGGCGCGGATCGCGGCCGACCCGGGCCGCATCGTGCACGAGCCTCTGGTGCGCACCTTCCACGCGTACGCGTTCGGCCTGCTCCGCCGGGCCGCGGCCGAACGGGGCGAGCCGTCGCCCCGGCTGCTCACCGGCCCCGAACAAGACCTGATCATCCGCGAACTGCTCGCGGTCTCGGGCGACACCGAGGAACCCGACCCGATCGGCTGGCCCACCTCTCTGCGCCCGGCCCTGCCCACCCGGGCGTTCGCCCAGCAGTTGCGTGACCTCATGCAGCGCGCCGCCGAGCGCGGCGTCGACGCGGCCGAGCTGGCCCGCCTCGGCGAGCGCCTGGGCCGCGACGACTGGCCGGCCGCGGCCCGTTTCCTCCGCGAGTACGTCGCCGTCCTGGCCCTGCGCGACGTGACGACCCGCGGCTCGGCGGCCTACGACCCGGCCGAGCTGGTGCGGGCCGCGTCCGGGCTGCTGGCCGACAGCCCCGACCTGCTCGAGGCCGAACGCCGCCGGCTTGCCTACGTCTACGTCGACGAGCTGGCCGACACCGACCCGGCCCAGATCGAGCTGCTCTCCCTGGTCGCCGGGGGCGGCAAGCCGCTGGTCGCGTTCGGTGACCCCGACTCGTCGATCTACGGTTTCCGCGGCGCCGACCCGGCCGTGATCGCCTCTTACCCCACCAGATTCCGTACGGCTTCGGGTGCGCTCGCCGAGACGCTGACGCTGCACACGAACTACCGCGCGCCCGCCCCGCTGCTCTCCGCCACCTCGCGGGTGGCCCGGCGCATGCGGGGGCCGATCTCGCACCGCTTCATGCACCCGCCGGCCCCCCTGCTCGGCCCCGAACCGCCGCCCGCGGCCGTCGCGCCGCCCTCAGCTGCCGCGCCGACCGCAGCCCCGGGTGAGCCGGCCGGGCCTCCTGCCGCCGAGCGTCTGTCCGGGCCGTTCGGCGCTGACCGTTTGTCTCGGCCGTCCGGCGCCGCCGGTCCGGCTTCTGTGCCGACGGGTGCCGTTGGGGACGGGGCAGGGGCGGCTTCCGTTGCTCCGCCCTCGGCCGGTGGCGGTCCTCGGCCGTCCTCCGTGAGCCCGTTGCCGGCCGAGGCCGTTGTCCGGACATTCCGGGCGGCGACGGCCGAGGCGGCGTACGTGGCTCACGCCCTGCGCGAGGCCCATCTGCTGCACGGCGTCCCGTGGTCGAAGATGGCGGTCCTCCTGCGCAGCACGTCGCTGCAGCTGCCCTCGTTGCAGCGGGCGCTGACCGCGGCCGGCGTGCCGACGGTGACCCACGCCGAAGACCTGCCGCTGCATCTGCAACCCGCCGTCGCGCCGTTCCTGCTGCTCCTGCGGTGTGCGCTCGACCCCGCCGCGCTCACCGAGGAGACCGCGGTCGCACTGTTGCACTCGTCGCTGGGCGGGGCCGATCCGCTGGCCGAGCGGCGTCTCCGCCAGGGGTTGCGGGCCCTGGCGCTGGCCGCGGGCGACCGGCGCCCGTCCGGCGAGCTCCTGGTGGACGCCGTACGGGATCCGGCCGGTCTTGACATGGTGGAGCGCCGCTGGGCGGTGCCCGCGCAACAGGTGGCCCGGCTGCTCGCCACCGCGCGTGAGGCGGCCGCAGCCCCCGGCGCCACGGCCGAGCAGGTGCTGTGGACGGTCTGGCGGGCCAGCGGGCTGGCCGACCGCTGGTATGCGATGAGCACCCGTTCGGGCCCCACGGGCGACAGCACCGACGTGGCCCGGGCGCGGCAGTGGCGGGCCGAGGCGGCCGACCGCGATCTCGACTCGATGGTTGTGCTGTTCGACGCGGCGGCCCGCTTCGTCGACAGGCTCCCCGGCGCGCGCACCGAGGTCTTCCTCGACCACGTGCTCGGGCAGGACCTGCCGGCCGACTCGATCGCGCCCAGCGCCGACCGTGGCGAGGCGGTGCGGCTGCTCACCGCGCACGCCGCCAAGGGCCTCGAGTGGGACGTCGTCGTGATGGCCGGCGTGCAGGAGGGCATCTGGCCCGACCTGCGGTTGCGCGGCAGCCTGCTCGGCTCGGAACGCCTGGTCGACGTGCTCGCCGGCCGCGACACGCCGGGGCAGGCAGCCGTGGTCGGCCAGACATCGGCGCTGCTCGACGAGGAACGCCGGCTGTTCTACGTCGCCGCCACCCGGGCCCGCCACAAGCTCATCGTGACCGCCGTGGCGTCGGCCGGGGTGGGCGGCTCCGAGGGCGAGGAGCAGCCCAGCCGTTTCCTGACCGAGCTGGGCGTGCCCGACGGCGGGCCGGGGCATCCGCCTCCGCCGCCACCCGAAGACCCGGGCCCCAACCTGTGGGACCCCGACCCGAACAACCCCGACCCGGCCGGCCCGTCCGACACCGACCCCGACAATCCGCTGTCGCCGGATGTGGTGCGGGAGGGTGGGCCGTCGGATACGGATCCGGATAATCCGCAGTCGCCGGATGTGGTGCGGGAGGATGGGCCGTCCGATACCGACCCTGACAACCCGCAGTCTCCTGACGTTGAGCGGGAGGGTGGGCCGTCGGATACCGACCCTGACAATCCGCAGTCGCCGGATGTGGTGCGGGAGGATGGGCCGTCCGATACCGACCCTGACAACCCGCAGTCTCCTGACGTTGAGCGGGAGGGCGGGCCGTCCGACACCGACCCTGACAACCCGCAGTCCCCGGATGTGGTGCGGGAGGAGGGGCCGTCGGATACCGACCCTGACAACCCGCAGTCCCCGGAGGTCGAGCGGCGGGATGGCCGGCCGAGCACGGATCTCGGTCGTCCGCAGTCTCCGCATGAGGATCGGCCCTATTCGGCATCTCGAACAAATCCGTTAAATCGGGATTTGGTGGCGCCGCGGGATGTGGACACGTCTCCCGCAGTGCGTGGGGGAGCGACGGGTTCTCGCGATGCCTATGGCGCGGCGGGCGGTAACGACGGCGGCGGGCGCCGGGCGAGTGTTGCCGCGCAAGTCATCCCGTCGCCGCGGGGGACGAAGCGGTTGACGAACAAGGTGCCGGACGCCGAGCCGGACCTGTTCGCGGTCTTGGGGGAGTGGCCGGCCGAGGAGCCCGCCGACGACGATCCGGGTGAGGCCGGGCCGGTCGATCAGCCGGACGAACTGCCGGTGGGCCGGCCGCCGCGGGCGCTGACGTTGGCCGCGCTGGTGGCTGAGCTGCGTACGGTGGTGGTCGGCAGTGACCAGACGCCCGCCCGCCGGCGCGCCGCGGCCGCGGAACTGGCTCGGCTCGCGGCCGCCGGAGTGCCCGGCGCGCACCCGGACGAGTGGTGGGGACTGCGCCCGCTCTCCGACGACCGGCCGCTCGTCGACGACGGCGAACCGGTCAAGGTCACCCCGTCCTCGATGGAGAGCGCGCTGCGCTGCAGCCTGCGCTGGCTGCTCGAACGGCACGGTGGCGCCGCGCCCCCGGGGCCGGCCCAGGGCGTGGGTAACCTCGTGCACGCGGCCGCCATGCTGGCCGAGGACGCCAACGCCGACCGCGAGAAATTGGTCGAGTACGTCAGCGCCCGGTTCGACGCGATCGAGCTGGCCGCCCGATGGCTGGCCGGCCCCGAGCAGGACCGAGCCCAGGGCATGGTCGACAAGCTGCTGCGCTGGCTGGCTGTCAACCCCCGTCGGCTGCTGGCCATCGAGCACGAGTTCACCGTCCGGATCGAGGACGAGAAGCGGCCGATCCAGCTCACCGGCCGTGTCGACCGGCTCGAGGTCGACGAGAACGGCCGCCTGGTCGTCATCGACCTCAAGACCGGCAAGTCGACCGCGGTGGCGGCCGCCGACGTGGCCGAGCACGCCCAACTCGCCGGCTACCAGACCGCCGTCGAGGCAGGGGCGTTCGCCGACTACGGCGCCGAGAGCGGCGGGGCGGCGCTGGTGCAGCTCGGGCCGGGCAAGGACGCCCGCGAGCAGATGCAGCTGCCACTGGCGGAGGCCGCCGACCCGCAATGGGCGTACGAGATGGTCCGCCGCACCGCCGACACGATGGCCGCGGCCACCTTCTCGGCCGTCGCCAACAGCCGATGCCGGGTCTGCCCGGTCCGCACCAGCTGCCCCATTTCCGGCAAGGGCCGCCAGATCGTCGACGAGGGCTGA
- a CDS encoding UvrD-helicase domain-containing protein has protein sequence MTQPSLFAEEPAAPRRRADSGPRYTPEELAHLLRLPRPTAEQSAIISAPVEPLLVVAGAGSGKTETMASRVVWLVANSYAHPDEILGLTFTRKAAGELAHRVRARLGQLVRRLGRDDAFAGEATISTYHSYAARVVTEHGLRAGFEPSARLLTEAARWQIVDSLVRSYTGEMTGVNRAPTTVTDDVLALSGELAEHLVSPDELAAWTGRFFADVQELPGKVYKDVADVLARQRQRLTLLPLVRLYNQRKIDLEAMDFGDQMARAALVARDHPEVGEIERGRFRIVLLDEYQDTSHAQVTMLNALFGGGHPVTAVGDPCQSIYGWRGASAGTLDRFPEEFTLPSGEPARVGSLTRSWRNRPEILRVANTLSAPLRAFGARVTELRAAERVSGAVGGRTVACALLPTFAEEADWIGDSMLTAWRIIAGMPQALPEEIPVEKRPTSAVLVRVRSQIPALEDALRRRGLPVEVVGLGGLLDTPEVRDVVCTMRVLADPTDGASLLRLLTGARWRIGPRDLVALHRRARGLAAARAAVVTGAEPDDVVADRLDDATLVEAMADLGAPQQYSAEGYGRLHAYSRELSALRQRLDQPLPDLVADIERTIGLDVEVAVRGWAAGDAGLARGHLDALADTAARYSAETDGGTLAGFLAFLAAAEEEERGLEPGQVDVVEGAVQILTAHAAKGLEWDVVSVAGLSKGVWPGLVRNSDQFLMGIGVLPFPLRGDADGLPKLDLSEAVDQKGVVNAVSAFGAAWREHDEREERRLAYVAVTRPRRLLLASGYWWGDGVKRPRGPSVFLDEIRATCEEGAGVVDVWTPEPAPGATNPAAEAVVSAQWPFDPLGLRRPAMAAAADLIRRMIAGRDPEAAEGFAELAEADPEIAARAGLAAELAGIPDTPDPDIARWRREADLLLAERDERSRRDGPIEVALPPHLSVSQLVVLKRDPQALARSLRRPVPHRPMPHARRGTAFHAWLEQRFGAVRLIDIDELPGAADDDAADDAELVALQQAFLSGEWAERTPIEVEVPFATTIAGVVVRGRMDAVFADPANRFDVIDWKTGRRPEGADADAAAVQLAAYRIAWASLAGVPLNRVRAGFHYVRDQVTVRPVDLLDAAQLAALVERLPERVI, from the coding sequence GTGACCCAGCCGAGCCTTTTCGCCGAAGAACCGGCGGCCCCGCGGCGGCGTGCCGATTCCGGCCCCCGGTACACCCCGGAGGAGCTGGCCCACCTGCTGCGGCTGCCACGCCCCACCGCCGAGCAGTCCGCGATCATCTCGGCCCCGGTGGAGCCGCTGCTCGTGGTGGCCGGCGCCGGCTCGGGCAAGACCGAGACGATGGCCTCGCGGGTTGTCTGGCTGGTCGCCAACAGTTACGCCCACCCCGACGAGATCCTCGGCCTGACGTTCACCCGTAAGGCCGCCGGCGAGCTCGCCCACCGGGTGCGTGCCCGGCTCGGCCAACTCGTCCGCCGCCTCGGCCGGGACGACGCGTTCGCGGGTGAGGCCACCATTTCGACCTATCACTCGTACGCGGCCCGGGTCGTCACCGAGCACGGCCTGCGCGCCGGGTTCGAGCCGTCGGCGCGCCTGCTCACCGAGGCCGCCCGCTGGCAGATCGTCGACTCCCTGGTCCGGTCGTACACGGGCGAGATGACCGGCGTGAACCGCGCCCCGACCACCGTCACCGACGATGTGCTGGCGCTCTCCGGTGAGCTGGCCGAGCACCTGGTCTCCCCGGACGAGCTGGCCGCCTGGACCGGCCGGTTCTTCGCCGACGTGCAGGAACTGCCGGGCAAGGTCTACAAGGACGTCGCCGACGTGCTGGCCCGGCAACGTCAGCGGCTCACCCTGCTGCCGCTGGTCCGCCTCTACAACCAGCGCAAGATCGACCTGGAGGCGATGGATTTCGGCGACCAGATGGCCCGGGCGGCGCTGGTGGCCCGCGACCATCCCGAGGTGGGCGAGATCGAGCGCGGCCGCTTCCGGATCGTGCTGCTGGACGAGTACCAGGACACCAGCCACGCCCAGGTCACCATGCTGAACGCGTTGTTCGGCGGCGGGCACCCGGTGACCGCGGTCGGCGACCCCTGCCAGTCGATCTACGGCTGGCGCGGCGCCTCGGCGGGCACGCTCGACCGTTTCCCCGAGGAGTTCACGCTGCCCAGCGGCGAGCCGGCCCGGGTCGGCAGCCTGACCCGGAGCTGGCGTAACCGCCCGGAGATCCTGCGGGTGGCCAACACACTGTCCGCCCCGCTGCGCGCGTTCGGGGCCCGGGTGACCGAGTTGCGCGCGGCCGAGCGGGTGTCGGGTGCGGTCGGGGGCCGTACGGTGGCTTGCGCGTTGTTGCCCACGTTCGCCGAGGAGGCCGACTGGATCGGCGACTCGATGCTCACGGCTTGGCGGATCATCGCCGGGATGCCGCAGGCGCTGCCCGAGGAGATCCCGGTCGAGAAGCGGCCGACCAGCGCGGTGCTGGTGCGGGTGCGCAGCCAGATTCCGGCCCTCGAGGACGCGCTGCGCCGCCGGGGTCTGCCGGTCGAGGTGGTCGGCCTGGGCGGCCTGCTCGACACGCCGGAGGTCCGCGACGTCGTCTGCACGATGCGGGTGCTGGCCGACCCGACCGACGGCGCCTCGCTGTTGCGCCTGCTCACGGGGGCGCGCTGGCGGATCGGCCCACGTGACCTGGTGGCGTTGCACCGCCGGGCCCGGGGGTTGGCCGCAGCCCGGGCCGCCGTGGTGACCGGCGCCGAGCCCGACGACGTGGTCGCCGACCGCCTCGACGACGCCACCCTGGTCGAGGCGATGGCCGACCTGGGCGCGCCGCAGCAGTACTCGGCCGAGGGCTATGGGCGGCTGCACGCGTACAGCCGGGAGCTCAGCGCCCTGCGGCAGCGCCTCGATCAGCCGCTGCCCGACCTGGTGGCCGACATCGAGCGCACGATCGGCCTGGACGTCGAGGTCGCGGTGCGGGGCTGGGCGGCCGGGGACGCCGGGCTGGCCCGGGGGCACCTCGACGCGCTGGCCGACACCGCCGCCCGCTACAGCGCCGAGACCGACGGTGGCACCCTCGCCGGGTTCCTCGCCTTCCTGGCCGCGGCCGAGGAGGAGGAACGAGGCCTCGAACCGGGACAGGTCGACGTGGTCGAGGGCGCGGTGCAGATCCTCACCGCGCACGCCGCGAAGGGCCTGGAGTGGGATGTCGTGTCGGTCGCCGGGCTGAGCAAGGGGGTCTGGCCCGGCCTGGTCCGCAACTCCGACCAATTCTTGATGGGCATCGGCGTGCTGCCGTTCCCGCTGCGCGGCGACGCCGACGGCCTCCCCAAGCTCGATCTGTCCGAGGCCGTCGACCAGAAGGGCGTGGTCAACGCGGTCTCCGCGTTCGGGGCGGCCTGGCGGGAGCACGACGAGCGGGAGGAACGCCGGCTCGCCTACGTGGCCGTCACCCGTCCCCGCCGTCTGCTGCTGGCCTCGGGCTACTGGTGGGGCGACGGCGTGAAGCGCCCGCGCGGCCCGTCGGTGTTCCTCGACGAGATTCGCGCGACCTGCGAGGAAGGCGCCGGCGTGGTCGACGTCTGGACGCCCGAGCCGGCGCCCGGGGCGACCAACCCGGCGGCCGAGGCGGTTGTCTCAGCGCAGTGGCCGTTCGACCCGCTGGGCCTGCGCCGCCCGGCCATGGCGGCCGCCGCCGACCTGATCCGCCGCATGATCGCCGGACGTGACCCTGAGGCTGCCGAAGGGTTCGCCGAGCTGGCCGAGGCGGATCCTGAGATCGCCGCGCGCGCCGGCTTGGCCGCTGAGCTCGCGGGCATCCCCGACACGCCGGATCCGGACATCGCCCGCTGGCGTCGCGAGGCCGACCTGCTGCTGGCCGAGCGGGACGAACGGTCCCGCCGCGACGGCCCGATCGAGGTCGCCCTGCCGCCGCATCTCTCGGTGTCGCAACTCGTGGTGCTGAAACGCGACCCGCAGGCGCTGGCCCGGTCGCTGCGCCGCCCGGTGCCGCACCGGCCGATGCCGCACGCCCGCCGGGGCACGGCCTTCCACGCGTGGCTGGAGCAACGGTTCGGCGCGGTCCGCCTCATCGACATCGACGAGCTGCCCGGCGCGGCCGACGACGACGCGGCCGACGACGCCGAGCTGGTCGCGCTGCAGCAGGCCTTCCTGTCCGGCGAGTGGGCCGAGCGCACGCCGATCGAGGTCGAGGTGCCGTTCGCGACCACGATCGCCGGGGTCGTGGTGCGGGGGCGCATGGACGCCGTCTTCGCCGACCCGGCCAACCGGTTCGATGTGATCGACTGGAAGACCGGCCGCCGTCCCGAGGGCGCCGACGCCGACGCCGCCGCGGTGCAGCTGGCGGCGTACCGGATCGCCTGGGCCTCCCTGGCCGGCGTGCCGCTCAACCGGGTGCGGGCCGGCTTCCACTACGTACGCGATCAGGTCACCGTCCGCCCGGTCGACCTGCTGGACGCGGCCCAGCTCGCGGCGCTGGTGGAGAGACTGCCCGAACGGGTGATTTAG
- a CDS encoding pilus assembly protein CpaE, which yields MIGVQLAQQLKEAGLNWKPALGDRFAIPDHDLDDEMFVLSNMTIEVHAMPEGPVIGFNGTTEWALDDVGMDETVWLPREDQLRELLGGTFRELRRGRAGYEVAIDLLGEERVFAAETAEAAYAGALLHLLAAAGAA from the coding sequence GTGATCGGCGTACAACTGGCACAGCAGCTCAAGGAGGCCGGCCTGAACTGGAAGCCGGCGCTCGGCGACCGCTTCGCCATCCCGGACCACGACCTCGACGACGAGATGTTCGTGCTCAGCAACATGACGATCGAGGTGCACGCGATGCCGGAGGGCCCGGTGATCGGCTTCAACGGCACCACCGAATGGGCCCTGGACGACGTCGGGATGGACGAGACGGTCTGGTTGCCCCGGGAGGACCAGCTGCGGGAACTTCTCGGCGGCACGTTCCGGGAGCTGCGGCGCGGGCGGGCCGGGTACGAGGTGGCGATCGACCTGCTCGGTGAGGAGCGCGTGTTCGCGGCGGAAACGGCCGAAGCCGCGTACGCGGGAGCTCTTCTGCACCTGCTCGCCGCGGCCGGAGCCGCCTAA
- the cspE gene encoding transcription antiterminator/RNA stability regulator CspE, with translation MVTGVVKWFNADKGFGFITPDDGGADVFAHFSAIQTSGYRSLDENQRVEFEVTQGQKGPQAANIRPL, from the coding sequence ATGGTTACCGGCGTTGTGAAGTGGTTCAACGCGGACAAGGGCTTCGGGTTCATCACCCCGGACGACGGCGGCGCCGACGTCTTCGCCCACTTCTCCGCAATCCAGACCTCCGGCTACCGCAGCCTGGACGAGAACCAGCGGGTCGAGTTCGAGGTGACGCAGGGCCAGAAGGGCCCGCAGGCCGCGAACATCCGCCCGCTCTGA